The sequence below is a genomic window from Nitrospinota bacterium.
GAACCCGTATTCTTCGACGTCATACGCCGATACCTTGTCCGTGAACCGCTCAATGGCCGACCTGTTAATGCCGTGGTTCCGCAGCAGCCTGATCTTCTGGGCGGTTTTTGCATGGCGGGTGGCGACGGCTCCCCCCTCGCCACAGGTGATATTTTTGGTCGTGTAGAAGGAGAACGCCACCGCGTCCGAGAGTGAGCCGGGTGAAAAGCCGGGTCCCTTGCCTTCAATGCAGTGCGCGGCGTCTTCGACCAGCAGGAGCGCGTGCCTGTCCGCGATTTCCCGGAAGCGGTCCATTGGCGCCATGGTTCCATACAGATGCACGGGGCAAATGGCTTTAGTGCGGGGGGTGATTTTCCGCTCGGCGCACGAGGGGTCGAGTATGCCGGTGCGCGGATCGACATCGGCGAAGACCGGTTTGGCGCCGGTTAGCATCAGCGCTTCGATGGTGGCCACGAATGTCATGGCGGGAACGATGACCTCGTCCCCCGTGCCGACATTCAGGGCGCGCCAGGCGAGGTAGAGGGAGTGGGTGCAGCTCATGGTGCCGACGGCGTGGGGAACGCCAAGATATGCGGCGTAGGCGGCCTCGAATTCCTGTGTTTTGGGGCCGGTGGAAATGAAAATCTGTTTTGTCGCCGCGACAAGCGAGGCGATACACTCGTCGTCCAGATTATGCCGGAAAAAGTCTACTTTCATATACCTGTCTGTGGTTGCGGTGGGCATATTCTTTATATCGCCTTTACATCCCCCAAACTTAAGGGGCGCACCGGCATTCTACACTTTTTGCGCGGCCGGTTATAGCCGTGAAAGCAACGGAGGGGGGCCGGGTTGTTGGCGGAGGTGGCGCGGCGTCTATGGTATTATTCAGAGTATCCGTTTTCGAGGGCGCGGCGCAATGCGGGATGGCCGCATAGAGCGGCGTATTTTATGGCCTAAAACTTCCCCGGTCCTTTTTGGAAAAAAATAACAGGTGTGTGGAATAGCCGGTTTTTACGATAATGCGCTCCGCACGGAGGGGGATGGCCGTTTGGAGCGGATGACCGCCATCTTGCGTCACCGCGGCCCGGACGGCGAGGGGGAGTGGCGGGAAGGAGGGGCCGCCCTCGGTCACCGAAGGCTGGCGATCATCGATCCGGCAACCGGCGCACAGCCGATGGTTTCCGCGTGCGGCCGCTACGTCATCAGTTATAACGGCGAACTGTATAATTATCCCGAACTGAAACAGCTGCTCGCCGCCGATTATCAATTCCGCACGGCATCCGACACCGAGGTGCTTCTGGCCGCTTTCGCCAAATGGGGGGAGGGGTGCTTTGAA
It includes:
- a CDS encoding DegT/DnrJ/EryC1/StrS family aminotransferase: MKVDFFRHNLDDECIASLVAATKQIFISTGPKTQEFEAAYAAYLGVPHAVGTMSCTHSLYLAWRALNVGTGDEVIVPAMTFVATIEALMLTGAKPVFADVDPRTGILDPSCAERKITPRTKAICPVHLYGTMAPMDRFREIADRHALLLVEDAAHCIEGKGPGFSPGSLSDAVAFSFYTTKNITCGEGGAVATRHAKTAQKIRLLRNHGINRSAIERFTDKVSAYDVEEYGFKSNMYDLQAALLIPQLAKIEMNHARRAAIVQEYNNAFSDAGITIPHVPPGHKSALHLYTVRLPDEKRRDKFMLALTEQGIGCTVNYRPLSSLTFFRTQLNMRDEDYPNATAIGETTVSLPLYPNLTDAEIAYVIDTVRKTARNIL